ATCGCCTTGTCCTGAAACGCCGCCGGCTGCTGCTTAAGCCAGTCGTAGTAACTAAGGTCGGCCCTCACCTGCTGCGGACCATCCTCGCCAATAGATGCCCGCGTGGCATCCTTGGCAAATAGCGCGCTGAAGCGAGTCACCGCCACCACCGTCGAGCGACAGTTGATGTGGATCGGCGGCCTGGGCCCTTCAGTCAGCTTGAACCGATGCTTGTCGAGCGTTCGGCACTGGGGCGTTGTCTTCGAATCCAGCGTGCTGACCCACTCCACGGCCTGGACGACGTCGGAATTCTCTTTCAGCGTCTCCATGCGCGCCTGGGTGGCGACGTGCTGCACTGCCGTCCGCACAATGGCACCGGCGTTGCGGTTGGTCGTGGCCAAGATTCCGTCGTTGTAGTTGAGCGCCTTGGTCCCGCGGATGTTCTTGATGATCTGGAAGTTGGTCTGGCTTTCGAAGAAGCCCTGCCGGATCGCGCCCGTGAGGCGTTGCCGCTCGGTGGCTGTGAAGCCATCAATGAACGACTTGAGCAACTTCCCGCCATCCACGCCGCGCACACTGAGCGGATTGGAGAGGATCGCCGTCCTGATCGCCGCAGCGCCTGGGACAGCAGCCTCAAAGGACACGCCCACCGGTGCTGCCCGTGTAAGGCTGGTCGCCTCGAACTGCGCCTCATAGTTGGCGATGTCGACCAGGTCCAGGTTCAGCTTCTCGCTGTACCGGTCAAAGATGCCCAGCAATAGGCTGTCGACTTCCTGCAGCAGTACCTCAAGGCGCCGAGCGGTGTACTCAGTGAGGTCCGCGCGCGCCAGGCGATCACGGATCGACCTGTCGATCTCTTTGAGGAAGGGGCCGAACTTCTCGACCTCTCCCGACTTCAGCTGCTCGAGGAACACGGCGTGCCGGATAGTGGCATCAAGGATCGCTTGATTTGCCGCCATCGCCAGACCCTCCAGTCAGGTCATCCAGTTGTGGGCCCGCATCAGCCGTCTGCAGTTCATCCCGGATCTCGTCGTCGGTCTTCTCCGGATCGATGACACCGCGGTCGCGCAGGTATTGCCAGAAGTCAGCCTCAGGCAGCCGGCCACCCTGCACAGCGTTGAACAGTGCAGAAAGAACCGCCGGGTCAAGGCTGATCTGCGTGAAGTCCTGGTTCAACTTGTACAGCGACTCGCCAGCGACGTTCAGGAACTCGCCCATCCACTCCAGGCACTGTGAATAGGCCTCGCTGACGTTGTTCACGATCAAGGACAGCACGCTGTGCTCGGCGGCGCTGTCATTGTCGGCCTGGGTGGCTGTCTTCACTGCACTACCACGCTCGATCAACCTGGCGCCGAGGGCGATCAACTGATCCTCCTTGGCGTCCATAGCCTCCTTGATCATGGTATTGGCCTGGGCCTGGAGAATGCCAGCAGTGCCGTTCTGAGGCAGAGGCAGAATGGCCCGGGAACCGAAGTAGATCCCCTTCTCTTCCAGCATCTTCACCCACTGCTCATCAAGGCCAGCCATGTACACCTGGGGCTGGCCCATCAGGTAAGCCGCATCCTCATAGTCGGCACTGTTGCGGTAATGCCCGATGTTGATCTCGGCCATGTCGTACAGCGGAGAGTCGTCGATGCTCGCGTCGTTGTTCTCGCTTCCAAGGAACTGGAAAGGGATCACCCTCCACCGCTGGCCTGCGCCGTTCAACGGGGTGAAAGGCGCTATGACCATCGACGTCTGACCAGAGCCCTCCTCCCACACCTCCTGGGTGTAGTTTCCATCCGCATCCAGACGTAGCACGCGATACTGGGTTACCTGCTTGCTGCCGAAGCCATCATCAGTGTCGACATCGACCTTCTCCTCCAGCACCACCAGGCTAAGCAGGTGCTGGCCACCTACCTTGCGAGTCTTCCAGTTCTTGATCGCTTCCGTTGGGTAGCTACTGATCGTCGAACGGACACGGCCAGACGCCATATCGGCAACACTCACGGCCTGACCATCAACTTGCGGGTAGTCCACCAGCAGCCCGTGACGGCCCACCTCGAGCAGGTGCCCAATCACTGACTGGGACTGCTGGTAGATGCTCACACCCTGGCCATCGATATCCTTGGCCACGTAGTCGAGCGCGCCCGGAACCGTCAGCGTCGGCCAGGTACGGAATACAGCGCCCACCAGGCTGTGCTTGGTCCGGCCGGTGGCGTTGTAGAACACGGCCCGCTGTTTGTAGCCGTCGTAGCGCTCCCGGTTCTCCCTGCTCGTATCATGAGCATTGGGGCGCGGCAGGTATCGCTCGCCAGCAGCCTTGATGGTTTCCGAGCCCTTGCAGACGTCGCGCACCAAGCGCCAGCGGTTTCTCGCCGCGTCGTACTCGGGACGGGTGAAGGTGACGTCTGTCATCGGGCAAATCCCATATTCAGCGAGGTGACCGGTTTCACGATCGGGAACTCTTTGTGGATGAAGTAGCCGCCGGCGTCGTTGGCGTGGTCATTTCCTTGTGACTTGTCGGGCTCGCCGTTGGGCGCCCATACCTGCTGCTCCAGGCCGTCGGCGTAGGTCGGGCAGGTAAACGGGTTCACCAGATAACGCCGCTCGCCCTGGGCATTGCAGAACATGGCGTTCATGGCGTTGATCCGATCCTTTACTGGCGGGTTGGCCGCCGGCGCGATGACCGAGAAGCCGGCCTGCTTGAGCATGGCGATGTCCGTCATGCTGGCGTTGACCGACTTGCGCGAATCGCCCGAGGCGTCCGGGTAGATCCTGATCTCGCACGTCTTCTTGAAGTCGTTGCCGTCGTGCTGCCAGTAGCGCTCCTTGATGCGGCGAATCATGTCCGGCGTGTCGTAGCCATCGATCAGCTCATCGACTGCCCTGGGCAGCCCCTGGTCGCGTTTGACGTGGGTGATCGCCGCCATCTTGCCGACGTTGAAGTCCATCCCGATAAACAGCGGCTCGCCAGCCTGGACCGTGTCGAAGCACTGGTTCAGCTTCCGGTCGTAGGCGTGGTAGATCGACCCCGACGTCAGGTTGACGAATTGGCCGTTTAGGTAGGCCCTGATCAGTTGCTCGGGGTACGACTCCATCAGCGACGGGATGTAGTCGTCTGGCAGATTCAGCTCGTTGTCGAAGGTGCTGGCCTGGACCAGGCCATACATCTCCTTGAGCGCCGGCTTGTCGCGAAGTTGCTTCACGAACTGCTGGAAGACGAACTTGAAGCCCTCGGGCGTCGTGGTGACGTCTACCCCGTTCTTCAGGCCCGGCAGGTTGTAGCGCATCCGGGCAATGATCTTGCGCCAGGCCTGCTGTGCCTTGATCGACGTCAGCACGTCCAGCTCATCCACCAGGGCGTGGCCGATCTTGAAGCCGACGATGGTCTGGGGCTTCTCCATCGACCGGCAGATCACAGTGCCGCGGCATTGCCGGCCGCTGTAGATGTGAACCTCATGGTTCGCCTGGTTGATCTTGGTCTTCAGCCCCCAGTCATAGGCCACTTCATCCATGGTCGGATAGAAGATGTCCCGGATCTGCGGATAGGTTGGCGCGAAGTATCCAGCGTTGACGCCGGGCCACTCCATGAAGTGCTTGCTCAGCGCGGAACAGCCTACCCAGGTCTTCCCCGACCCGAAGCCGGCAACAAAGGCGCGGAATTTATGGGGCAGCGTGAGGAACTGAGCCTGGGGTATGTTAAGGCTGGGCATCCGGCTTCCTCGCATCCACCACGTCGACCTGGATGCGGGTCGGGGTCAGCGGCTCGTCGTCCGGCTCTTCTTTGCGGGCCCGGTTGACGTACATGTCCCCGCACTCCTTGGCGGCCTGCTCGTACAGCTGGGCAGTCAGAGCCAGGTTGCGCATGTTCTCGGCCTTCTCGGCCATCCTGGCCAGGCCGCGGAGGCGAAACGCGCGGTTGGCGATCGGGATATCAGCTGTCTCTTCGCGGAATCGCTTGCGGGTGTCGTGGAACAGGGTCTGCCACTTGAGTGCAAGATGAGACCCGGCGCGCTTGGTTGGGTCGTGCTGCTCCACCTGTTGGCGGGTCACATCGATGTCAAACTCTTGCTTCACCGCTTGTGAGACCTGGCTGGGGGTGTCGAAACACGCCAAAGCCTGAACGATGAAGGCTTTCACATCGCTTTTCAGGGCTGCCATAGGTTGGATTCCGTCTCATGCCTGTCTCACATCAGGCCGACTTGAGCAGACAGGTTCCGCAGGCCCTCGATATGTTCAATTTCCCCACCTCAGCAGGATTGTTTGCAGCGTCTACCAGCGCCTGAACGTCAGGGCTCGCGCCATAGCGGCGGACCACACCGACAAACTCTTCGACGTCATGGCCGCGCAGCTTCAGCTTGGGCGCGCCTTCCTGGGTGAAGGCTGGTTGACCGTACTTATCGGTCGCCTGGGCTATGTGATAGAGCTCGTGTTCGATCAGGGCGCAGAAGTCAGCGTCTGAGCACTGAGCGCAGTAGTCAGCAGCCAGAGTGATGATGAAGGCCGGCACGTCGCCGAACCAATCACGCATCTGTTGCTCCATCCGGGCCTTCTGCCATCCACCGGCCCGGAACGCCACCTGTTCG
The DNA window shown above is from Pseudomonas protegens CHA0 and carries:
- a CDS encoding minor capsid protein, whose translation is MAANQAILDATIRHAVFLEQLKSGEVEKFGPFLKEIDRSIRDRLARADLTEYTARRLEVLLQEVDSLLLGIFDRYSEKLNLDLVDIANYEAQFEATSLTRAAPVGVSFEAAVPGAAAIRTAILSNPLSVRGVDGGKLLKSFIDGFTATERQRLTGAIRQGFFESQTNFQIIKNIRGTKALNYNDGILATTNRNAGAIVRTAVQHVATQARMETLKENSDVVQAVEWVSTLDSKTTPQCRTLDKHRFKLTEGPRPPIHINCRSTVVAVTRFSALFAKDATRASIGEDGPQQVRADLSYYDWLKQQPAAFQDKAIGPSRAKLLRDGGLSVVRFSELQLDRNFSPLTLEQMKALEPLAFEKAGLR
- a CDS encoding DUF4055 domain-containing protein, whose translation is MTDVTFTRPEYDAARNRWRLVRDVCKGSETIKAAGERYLPRPNAHDTSRENRERYDGYKQRAVFYNATGRTKHSLVGAVFRTWPTLTVPGALDYVAKDIDGQGVSIYQQSQSVIGHLLEVGRHGLLVDYPQVDGQAVSVADMASGRVRSTISSYPTEAIKNWKTRKVGGQHLLSLVVLEEKVDVDTDDGFGSKQVTQYRVLRLDADGNYTQEVWEEGSGQTSMVIAPFTPLNGAGQRWRVIPFQFLGSENNDASIDDSPLYDMAEINIGHYRNSADYEDAAYLMGQPQVYMAGLDEQWVKMLEEKGIYFGSRAILPLPQNGTAGILQAQANTMIKEAMDAKEDQLIALGARLIERGSAVKTATQADNDSAAEHSVLSLIVNNVSEAYSQCLEWMGEFLNVAGESLYKLNQDFTQISLDPAVLSALFNAVQGGRLPEADFWQYLRDRGVIDPEKTDDEIRDELQTADAGPQLDDLTGGSGDGGKSSDP
- a CDS encoding terminase large subunit domain-containing protein, with product MPSLNIPQAQFLTLPHKFRAFVAGFGSGKTWVGCSALSKHFMEWPGVNAGYFAPTYPQIRDIFYPTMDEVAYDWGLKTKINQANHEVHIYSGRQCRGTVICRSMEKPQTIVGFKIGHALVDELDVLTSIKAQQAWRKIIARMRYNLPGLKNGVDVTTTPEGFKFVFQQFVKQLRDKPALKEMYGLVQASTFDNELNLPDDYIPSLMESYPEQLIRAYLNGQFVNLTSGSIYHAYDRKLNQCFDTVQAGEPLFIGMDFNVGKMAAITHVKRDQGLPRAVDELIDGYDTPDMIRRIKERYWQHDGNDFKKTCEIRIYPDASGDSRKSVNASMTDIAMLKQAGFSVIAPAANPPVKDRINAMNAMFCNAQGERRYLVNPFTCPTYADGLEQQVWAPNGEPDKSQGNDHANDAGGYFIHKEFPIVKPVTSLNMGFAR
- a CDS encoding DUF2280 domain-containing protein, with amino-acid sequence MAALKSDVKAFIVQALACFDTPSQVSQAVKQEFDIDVTRQQVEQHDPTKRAGSHLALKWQTLFHDTRKRFREETADIPIANRAFRLRGLARMAEKAENMRNLALTAQLYEQAAKECGDMYVNRARKEEPDDEPLTPTRIQVDVVDARKPDAQP
- a CDS encoding putative metallopeptidase, with protein sequence MGRPHPPSSLLELSDLSDFGIRLTPAPEVWEWLQAEILADTGSIHNEDHAHLLDADIRVMWASSSFEKQGRTVLGQAEQVAFRAGGWQKARMEQQMRDWFGDVPAFIITLAADYCAQCSDADFCALIEHELYHIAQATDKYGQPAFTQEGAPKLKLRGHDVEEFVGVVRRYGASPDVQALVDAANNPAEVGKLNISRACGTCLLKSA